Proteins encoded by one window of Candidatus Eisenbacteria bacterium:
- a CDS encoding ABC transporter ATP-binding protein, whose amino-acid sequence MANGRHEAAIVSRDLAKTYGTLEAVRGVSFEVAPGEVVGFLGPNGAGKTTTVRMISCFLPPSSGSAHVFGVDVRERPRDVKRMLGICPQEDNLDPDFDVLKNLLVYGRYFGLGGRELRERAERVLDLVQLLDRKKSAVAELSGGMKRRLVLARALLNEPRVLILDEPTTGLDPQARHAIWTRVRALRATGVTVLLTTHYMEEAAQLCDRVIVIDNGAILLEGTPAGLVEREVGRTVVEAWNFTDEFAAFLRGLPGRVEVVGDRLYFYPRESDHIERLLEERFEHQERLIRRATLEDVFLKLTGRALRD is encoded by the coding sequence ATGGCGAACGGGCGTCACGAAGCGGCCATCGTATCACGCGATCTGGCGAAGACCTACGGAACCCTCGAAGCGGTGCGCGGCGTCTCGTTCGAGGTCGCGCCCGGGGAAGTCGTGGGCTTCCTGGGGCCGAACGGCGCGGGCAAGACGACGACCGTACGGATGATCTCGTGCTTCCTGCCGCCGAGCTCCGGATCCGCCCATGTCTTCGGTGTGGACGTGCGCGAGCGGCCGCGGGACGTGAAGCGGATGCTCGGCATCTGCCCCCAGGAGGACAACCTCGATCCGGATTTCGACGTGCTGAAGAACCTGCTCGTCTACGGGCGCTACTTCGGACTCGGCGGCCGCGAGCTCCGGGAGCGCGCGGAGCGGGTCCTCGACCTGGTCCAGCTCCTGGATCGGAAGAAGAGCGCCGTCGCCGAGCTCTCCGGCGGGATGAAGCGGCGGCTCGTCCTCGCGCGCGCGCTCCTCAACGAGCCGCGCGTCCTCATCCTGGACGAGCCCACCACGGGGCTCGATCCGCAGGCGCGCCACGCGATCTGGACGCGGGTGCGGGCGCTCCGGGCGACGGGCGTGACGGTGCTCCTCACGACGCACTACATGGAGGAGGCGGCGCAGCTCTGCGACCGCGTGATCGTCATCGACAACGGCGCCATTCTGCTCGAAGGAACGCCGGCCGGGCTCGTCGAGCGCGAGGTGGGCCGCACGGTCGTCGAGGCGTGGAACTTCACGGACGAGTTCGCCGCATTTCTCCGCGGGCTGCCGGGACGCGTCGAGGTCGTGGGAGACCGCCTCTACTTCTATCCGCGCGAGTCGGACCACATCGAGCGGCTCCTCGAGGAGCGGTTCGAGCATCAGGAGCGCCT